One stretch of Thermoanaerobaculia bacterium DNA includes these proteins:
- a CDS encoding lysylphosphatidylglycerol synthase domain-containing protein, protein FRSRPLDLAASVACFLGAWSVGIVEAWLILRFLRAPVSWGTAFSIESLSVLIETAFFFVPAKAGTQEGGKVAIFAALGLSAADGFALGFVRRLRELVWAMVGLVTFAVLERRRVS, encoded by the coding sequence CTTCCGGTCGCGCCCGCTCGACCTGGCGGCCTCGGTGGCGTGCTTCCTCGGCGCGTGGAGCGTCGGGATCGTCGAGGCCTGGCTCATCCTCCGCTTCCTCCGGGCGCCGGTCTCGTGGGGAACGGCGTTCTCGATCGAATCGCTCTCGGTGCTGATCGAGACGGCGTTCTTCTTCGTGCCGGCGAAGGCCGGAACGCAAGAGGGAGGGAAGGTCGCGATCTTCGCGGCGCTCGGCCTTTCCGCCGCCGACGGGTTCGCGCTGGGATTCGTGCGGCGGTTGCGCGAGCTCGTCTGGGCGATGGTGGGATTGGTCACGTTCGCCGTGCTCGAACGGCGTCGCGTTTCCTGA